The proteins below come from a single Vanessa tameamea isolate UH-Manoa-2023 chromosome 15, ilVanTame1 primary haplotype, whole genome shotgun sequence genomic window:
- the LOC113399060 gene encoding CWF19-like protein 2 homolog has product MKEKRHKKKHKKSSKHENNDDKKRNKKRSSSECSESSSEWVEKETISKKSADDREEWMSMTGMLKTYTKEDIRSKQELMEKKHIDSYNPSTSSRELNPYWKDGGSGLPLTAENFQKSRQFLKPSSDDDFYSRSNSYNKSKQDSSQKYNSNQSKSFNWRSGSKNQKVSIGDIALKSTSKTSDASTSYYLDKNNSSAPKNTEKGKDSLYLSDEKMNKLASKIVKAEIMGDIKVVEELKAKLEAAREYRKNNPDATKVEEDDRILLMSTTSSGNSRPLMNYQGDPRSKGGKRKAETHDGGGRVKYFGNDDKHNLAQMFEQEKYGSNYDEDAELARIASKSKNPNDDLEDIFLDDISKNKNMAKENEKEKQRAINQSVKLERSLEGCNYCFDSKNMLKHLIVSCGNKIYMALPPTKSLIKGHCILSTIQHTTCVTGVDEDIWNEILDYRKMITQFFNTQNKDVVFYETATRLHRCPHMVLNCVPLPRDIGDMASIYFKKALMECEAEWSMNKKVVDLKGKNIRKGIPKGLPYFWIDFGMDPGFAHVIEDQQLFPKTFAEEIIGGMLDLDHTLWKNPQREYTDLQRKKVVEFIKDWKPFEKSFKSQN; this is encoded by the exons atgaaagagaagcgtcataaaaaaaaacacaagaaatcctcaaaacatgaaaataatgacgataaaaaaagaaataaaaagagaagt TCTTCAGAGTGCTCTGAATCTTCATCTGAATGGGTTGAAAAGgaaacaatatcaaaaaaatctGCGGATGACCGTGAAGAATGGATGTCGATGACTGGAATGCTAAAGACGTATACAAAAGAAGATATTCGATCAAAACAAGAATTAATGGAAAAGAAACACATTGATTCATATAATCCATCCACAAGTAGTAGAGAACTTAATCCTTATTGGAAAGATGGTGGTTCTGGATTACCATTAACTGCagaaaatttccaaaaatccaggcaatttttaaaaccatcATCTGATGATGATTTTTATTCGCGATCCAATTCATACAATAAAAGCAAACAGGATTCTTCACAAAAGTACAATTCCAATCAAAGTAAATCCTTTAATTGGCGTTCAGGATCAAAAAACCAAAAAGTATCCATTGGAGATATTGCTCTTAAAAGCACAAGTAAGACTAGTGATGCTTCAACTAGTTACTACttagataaaaataactctTCAGCCCCTAAAAATACAGAAAAGGGCAAGGATAGTTTATATCTTTCAGATgaaaaaatgaataaacttGCTTCAAAGATTGTCAAGGCAGAAATAATGGGTGATATAAAAGTAGTTGAAGAATTGAAGGCCAAATTAGAAGCAGCCAGAGAGTACAGAAAGAATAATCCTGATGCTACAAAGGTAGAGGAAGATGATAGAATTCTTTTAATGTCAACAACTAGTAGTGGAAACAGTAGACCACTAATGAATTATCAGGGAGATCCACGAAGCAAAGGTGGCAAACGGAAGGCTGAAACACATGATGGAGGGGGAAgagttaaatattttggaaatgaTGATAAACATAATTTAGCACAAATG TTCGAACAAGAAAAGTATGGTTCAAACTATGATGAGGATGCTGAGTTAGCCAGAATTGCAAGCAAGTCTAAAAATCCAAATGATGATctagaagatatatttttggatgacatatcaaaaaataaaaatatggcaaaagaaaatgaaaaggAAAAACAGCGTGCCATTAACCAAAGTGTTAAATTAGAGAGGTCATTAGAAGGCTGTAACTATTGTTTTGACtccaaaaatatgttaaaacatCTCATTGTTAGCTGTgggaataaaatatacatggcTTTACCACCTACAAAATCACTGATTAAAGGTCATTGCATTTTAAGTACTATACAACACACCACATGTGTAACTGGTGTAGATGAGGACATTTGGAATGAAATACTG gaTTACAGAAAAATGATCACTCAGTTTTTTAACACTCAGAATAAAGATGTAGTATTTTATGAAACAGCCACAAGATTACACAGATGTCCACACATGGTATTAAATTGTGTTCCATTACCACGAGATATAGGTGACATggcatctatttattttaagaaagctCTCATGGAATGTGAGGCTGAGTGGTCTATGAATAAGAAAGTTGTTGATTTAAAGgggaaaaatattagaaaaggtATTCCTAAAGGATTGCCATATTTCTGGATTGATTTTGGAATGGATCCTGGTTTTGCCCATGTCATAGAAGACCAACAGCTGTTTCCAAAAACATTTGCTGAG gagaTTATTGGTGGTATGTTGGACTTGGATCATACTTTGTGGAAGAACCCTCAAAGGGAATATACAGATTTGCAGAGGAAAAAAGTTGTGGAATTCATAAAAGATTGGAAGCCTtttgaaaaatcttttaaatctcaaaattag
- the LOC113399061 gene encoding dnaJ homolog subfamily C member 17, protein MAKTNIEDIDLYGLLDIQITATEAEIKKAYRKKALQCHPDKNPDNPKAAETFHELSRALEILTDKAAKAAYDKVLKAKAAAKLRHQELDSKRQKLKEDLERREREAVSGGSNVNLTDEQKLAAEIKRLQKEGSRLLQEEQQKMKEEIQKTMKNLNEPVWDSSLNRIKISWKVNKNDPDNGGYNEINLKRFFKKYGNITALIMSPKKQGSALVEFSSKEASEMAIEFEKGLPENPLILKWVNDKQILSMKKAANVSSLVSDRDYESMVLTKMRQAAERQRLIEEMMKEDQQENFNK, encoded by the exons ATGGCCAAGACAAACATAGAAGATATAGATCTATACGGTTTACTTGATATTCAGATAACAGCCACAGAAGCTGAG ataaaaaaagccTATCGAAAAAAGGCCTTACAGTGCCATCCAGATAAAAATCCCGACAATCCAAAAGCTGCAGAAACCTTCCATGAACTATCTCGAGCTTTGGAAATATTGACTGATAAAGCAGCTAAAGCTGCATATGACAAGGTATTAAAAGCTAAAGCAGCTGCTAAACTAAGACATCAAGAGTTAGATAGTAAACGACAAAAGCTCAAAGAGGATTTAGAAAGGCGGGAACGTGAAGCAGTTTCTGGTGGTTCAAATGTTAACTTAACCGATGAACAAAAACTTGCTGCTGAAATTAAAAGATTACAAAAAGAAGGAAGCAGACTTTTACAAGAGGAACAGCAGAAGATGAAAGAAGAAATTCAAAAAACTATGAAAAACCTTAATGAACCTGTATGGGATTCTagtttaaatagaattaaaataagttggaaagttaataaaaatgatcCTGACAATGGAGggtacaatgaaattaatttaaaaaggttttttaaaaagtatggtAATATTACAGCATTAATTATGTCACCAAAAAAACAAGGTAGTGCTCTTGTGGAGTTTTCATCTAAAGAAGCATCTGAAATGGctattgaatttgaaaaag GTCTTCCAGAAAATCCGCTCATATTAAAATGGGTTAatgataaacaaattttaagtaTGAAAAAGGCTGCAAATGTTAGTTCTTTGGTATCAGATAGAGACTATGAATCAATGGTTTTAACAAAAATGCGTCAGGCTGCAGAAAGGCAGCGCTTAATAGAGGAAATGATGAAAGAAGACCagcaagaaaattttaataaataa
- the LOC113399122 gene encoding small ribosomal subunit protein uS2m, with the protein MIRRCLILPLRNGITVCRNNSTAVAEQAESTQESNTPAKNPLDHPDYFQVHNLFTVKDLFDARVHFGHKEGSLNEFMTPYIYGSRQGHLIFDLDITAEHLRKALNFTAHIAYRGGIVCFFNRNALNAHLVEKTALECGEYAHTRFWRGGIFTNADHQFGAITRLPDLCIFLNTQNNILNQHTAVRDSAKLLIPTIGIVDSNCNPNLITYPVPGNDDTPVAIELYCKLFKAAITRGKEARMKFLQENN; encoded by the exons atgattCGAAGATGCttaa TTCTTCCGCTGAGGAATGGTATTACAGTCTGCCGTAACAATTCAACTGCCGTAGCAGAACAAGCGGAGTCCACACAAGAAA GCAATACACCAGCAAAAAATCCACTTGATCATCCAGACTACTTTCAAGTGCATAACCTCTTTACTGTCAAAGATCTATTTGATGCAAGAGTTCATTTTGGACATAAAGAAGGATCACTAAATGAATTTATGACACCTTATATTTATGGTTCAAGGCAGGGACATCTGATATTTGATTTAGATATAACTGCAGAACATTTGCGCAAAGCCCTTAATTTTACAGCCCATATTGCATATAGAGGAGGAATTGTCTgcttttttaatagaaatgcATTAAATGCTCACTTAGTAGAAAAAACTGCACTGGAATGTGGTGAATATGCTCATACAAGGTTTTGGAGAGGAGGCATCTTTACAAATGCAGATCACCAGTTTGGTGCAATTACTAGATTACCTGATCtctgtatatttttgaatacccagaataatattcttaatcaaCATACGGCAGTAAGAGATAGTGCAAAACTATTAATACCTACTATTGGGATAGTGGATTCTAACTGTAATCCAAATTTGATAACCTATCCTGTTCCTGGAAATGATGACACTCCAGTAGCCATTGAATTATACTGTAAACTTTTTAAAGCTGCTATTACAAGAGGAAAAGAGGCAAGAATGAAATTTTTGCAAGAGAACAATtaa
- the LOC113399121 gene encoding leucine-rich repeat-containing protein 58 — translation MECYTSDSCDSDCREQKTLDLSNRSLDCETISSELKSLLDEKDCADKNYEILLLYSNRIKSLPGAINRFSNLKILDVSNNRLTSLPDILKNCPLTSLIAKHNELTNESLPKSFYSTKNTLRELNLSGNKLNFFPEQVLQLASLKYLYLGGNNIINIPKDIWKLNSLQILSVGANQITEVPESVGALTSLQALVLSNNQIEQLPASIANLKHLRSLLIHKNKLKTLPTQIIKLNGLTELSLRDNPLVVRFVRDMSLQPASLLELAARTIKLHNIPIQPGDIPITLIKYLKSAQCCVNPKCKGVFFDNRVEHIKFVDFCGRYRIPLLQYLCSSKCITGSWESREVDSNAPSHLMRKVLLG, via the exons ATGGAGTGCTATACGTCTGATAGTTGCGATAGCGACTGTAGAGAGCAAAAAACTCTCGACCTCTCAAATCGTTCATTGGACTGTGAGACCATATCGTCTGAATTGAAGAGCTTATTAGATGAAAAGGATTGTGCggataaaaattacgaaatattaCTTCTCTATAGTAATCGTATCAAGTCTTTACCAGGAGCTATTAACAGATTCAGCAACCTCAAGATCTTGGATGTAAGCAACAACAGACTGACCTCACTCCCTGATATATTGAAAAACTGTCCACTTACATCGCTAATAGCTAAACACAATGAGTTAACCAATGAGTCTTTGCCAAAGTCCttctattcaacaaaaaatacattaagagAGCTCAATCTCAGTGGAAATAAGCTGAATTTCTTTCCAGAACAAGTATTACAATTAGCGTCACTTAAATATCTTTACTTGGGTGGCAATAACATTATCAATATACCAAAGGATATATGGAAATTGAACAG CTTGCAAATATTGTCAGTAGGCGCTAACCAAATAACCGAGGTGCCTGAATCAGTTGGAGCTTTGACATCACTTCAAGCTCTGGTGCTAAGTAATAATCAAATAGAACAACTACCAGCTAGCATTGCAAATCTTAAACATCTAAGATCGCTTTTGATACATAAGAATAAACTTAAGACGTTGccaacacagataataaaattgaatggttTGACTGAG ttaAGTCTTCGTGACAACCCTCTCGTTGTAAGGTTTGTGAGGGACATGTCATTGCAGCCAGCTTCACTGCTTGAATTGGCTGCTCGTACCATCAAACTTCACAATATTCCAATACAACCTGGTGATATTCCTATTACattgatcaaatatttaaaatcagcaCAATGCTGTGTCAACCCAAAATGCAAAG GTGTGTTTTTCGACAATCGTGTGGAACACATCAAATTCGTCGACTTTTGTGGTAGATACCGTATTCCCCTTCTACAATATCTATGCAGCTCTAAATGTATCACAGGCAGCTGGGAAAGTCGTGAAGTAGATAGCAACGCACCATCTCATTTGATGAGAAAAGTTCTCTTGGgctaa